Proteins encoded in a region of the Catenulispora sp. EB89 genome:
- a CDS encoding methyltransferase: MEQAIASHRAVRVCAVEEVQTPGPEADVIAYVCPEPSLRDAEWGDQRLAEWRGLYEHTYQGSLAAGDPDLNLAGWLSSYTGSPLKRTDMAAWLDTTEERIAALRPGRVIEVGCGSGMILRRVLKHCTAYSGTDISPTAVDYLQQALDHSPDTTTPLLLWTAPAHQSFTAETEYDTVVMNSVIQYFPSVEYLDKTLELAINATADGGHIFIGDVRSLPLLELFHTSVELLKTRPETEVGSFRAQIQRMADQERELCLSPGYFSMLSRRNPRVTGVRILLKRGRYRNEVSRFRYDVILRIGRTASTEPLSAEEILHWPDSGLPLQSFGERLSAWRGPRLTIREIPNARLSSLIALQHAIAAADPCTPVGEVVTHSNGSTVAGIDPEDLWDLARDNGYHLDLSWSAGNPNGLFDAYFDREPPTGTVHRLEQDLCAYDVSRHANDPLWERLCGALLTELTLDLRESGTKLPDRFAFLHALPETPDGQPDRSALRRLPWDLTMAVPG; the protein is encoded by the coding sequence ATGGAACAAGCCATCGCGTCACATCGCGCGGTGCGTGTCTGCGCTGTCGAGGAGGTGCAGACGCCGGGCCCTGAGGCCGACGTCATCGCGTACGTATGCCCTGAGCCGAGCCTGCGCGACGCCGAGTGGGGCGACCAGCGTCTGGCCGAATGGCGTGGCCTGTACGAGCATACGTATCAAGGCAGCCTGGCGGCGGGCGATCCGGATCTGAACCTCGCCGGATGGCTCAGCAGCTATACAGGAAGCCCTTTGAAACGCACCGACATGGCCGCGTGGCTGGACACCACCGAGGAGCGCATCGCCGCGCTGCGGCCCGGCAGAGTCATCGAAGTCGGCTGTGGATCCGGCATGATACTTCGCCGTGTTCTCAAGCACTGCACGGCCTACTCCGGCACGGACATCTCGCCAACAGCCGTCGACTACCTTCAGCAGGCGCTGGACCATTCTCCGGACACGACGACACCGCTCCTGCTGTGGACCGCGCCCGCGCATCAAAGCTTCACCGCGGAAACCGAGTACGACACCGTCGTCATGAATTCAGTGATCCAGTACTTCCCGTCAGTCGAGTATCTCGACAAGACTCTGGAGCTCGCGATCAACGCGACCGCGGACGGCGGTCACATCTTCATCGGCGACGTCCGAAGCCTCCCGCTCCTTGAGCTCTTCCACACTTCGGTCGAACTGCTGAAAACCCGACCGGAGACGGAAGTCGGAAGCTTCCGAGCGCAGATCCAGCGCATGGCAGACCAAGAGCGGGAGCTCTGCCTGAGTCCCGGCTACTTTTCCATGCTCAGCCGTCGCAATCCCCGCGTCACGGGAGTCCGCATACTCCTCAAGCGCGGACGTTACCGCAACGAAGTCAGCCGGTTCCGATACGACGTCATTCTCCGGATCGGCCGAACAGCCTCGACTGAACCGCTGAGCGCCGAGGAGATCCTCCACTGGCCGGATAGCGGTCTGCCGTTGCAGAGCTTCGGCGAGAGACTGTCGGCCTGGCGAGGGCCACGCCTGACGATCCGAGAGATCCCCAATGCCAGACTGTCCTCGCTTATCGCGCTACAGCACGCGATAGCAGCGGCGGATCCCTGCACCCCGGTCGGAGAAGTGGTTACGCATTCGAACGGCTCCACCGTGGCCGGCATCGATCCCGAGGACCTATGGGATCTGGCCCGCGACAACGGGTACCATCTCGACCTGAGTTGGAGCGCCGGTAACCCGAACGGGTTGTTCGACGCATACTTCGACCGCGAGCCGCCGACGGGCACTGTCCACCGGCTGGAGCAGGACCTGTGCGCGTATGACGTCTCAAGACATGCGAACGACCCACTGTGGGAACGCCTTTGTGGTGCCCTCCTCACAGAGCTGACCCTGGATCTGCGCGAGTCCGGTACGAAGCTTCCGGACCGTTTCGCGTTCCTGCATGCGCTGCCAGAAACCCCTGACGGCCAACCGGACAGATCAGCGCTGCGCCGGCTGCCGTGGGATCTCACGATGGCGGTACCCGGCTAA